The following nucleotide sequence is from Gemmatimonadaceae bacterium.
CCGGCGCATATTCGAAATCGGCGTCCTGGACGGCGATGATCTCACCGCTGGCACGTTCGAAGCCGCGACGCAGCAGGGCGCGCTTGCCACAATTCTGTGGTTGCCGGATCGCGACGAGCGGATGCGACTTGCCGTACTCCTCGACGATTTCCACGACCCGTCGCGACTGCAGTCGTCCACCAGCACGTATTCCACCGGACACGGCCACGACACCGTCCTCAGGCGCTCGAGCACGTCGCGAAGGTGCGGTGCTTCGTTGCAAACAGGGATGACCAGCGAGAGTGGCCATGTGACGGTGCGGCGGCGTCGAAGGAGGGGTCGACCATCGAGCGATTGCGGTGTGCTCTTATGCAAGACGTTCACCCGGGAATTGGTGACAGTCGGGTCGCTGACGTGACGGCGTTGCCAGCGGCTCAATCAGCAGATTCTGCAGGTCGGACGGGCTGATCCCGGGAATCTGGGACGCCTGACCCAGCGACCGCGGCCGGAAATGGCATGCAGCTTCTGGCGCGCTTCCGTCGACAGCGTCCGGATGGCGAGATAGTCGAGGCCTGAGCGAGGGGCATGGGCCCATTTGCGCGCAGGCGCGCGACGCGGGTCCGTTCGCGCCGCAGTAG
It contains:
- a CDS encoding glycosyltransferase, producing MAVSGGIRAGGRLQSRRVVEIVEEYGKSHPLVAIRQPQNCGKRALLRRGFERASGEIIAVQDADFEYAPEDLVDWSTRSCSIAPTSFTAVAIARTVPMHRTFHYA